A region from the Hydra vulgaris chromosome 10, alternate assembly HydraT2T_AEP genome encodes:
- the LOC136086448 gene encoding zinc finger MYM-type protein 1-like — MSLRGHNETWGSPRNGNFMGLIELISEFDPFLREHLTKCQSEKRNISYLSKTVYEELIEIVQKEIVAQINNSDTKCFSIIIDSTPDLSHVDQLAVIARYVYNGQPYERFLTFIPITNHTAQTLFNTIKNFFLQILVLENIRGQSYDNAASMSGKYSELQARLKEINKYADFVPCAAHSLNLVGVEQLV; from the coding sequence ATGAGTCTAAGGGGACACAATGAAACGTGGGGTTCACCGCGAAATGGAAACTTCATGGGACTTATTGAACTAATTTCAGAATTTGATCCGTTTTTACGCGAACATCTTACAAAATGTCAAtctgaaaaaagaaacatttcatatttatcaaaaactgtGTATGAGGAATTAATAGAAATAGTCCAAAAAGAAATAGTAGCTCAAATTAATAATAGTGACACAAAGTGTTTCTCAATTATTATCGACTCAACTCCAGATTTGTCACACGTCGACCAATTAGCTGTAATTGCAAGATATGTTTATAATGGACAGCCATATgaaagatttttaacttttataccTATTACAAATCATACAGCTCAGACATTATTTAatacaatcaaaaatttttttttacagatattagTCTTAGAAAACATTCGTGGACAGTCTTACGATAACGCAGCAAGTATGAGCGGAAAATATAGCGAACTACAAGCACGTTTGAAGGAGATAAACAAATATGCTGATTTTGTACCTTGTGCAGCACATTCTCTAAATTTGGTAGGGGTAGAACAGTTAGTATAG